One window of the Bacteroidia bacterium genome contains the following:
- the ytxJ gene encoding bacillithiol system redox-active protein YtxJ, which translates to MDWTPFTEPGQIEEIKAQSHSAFVLIFKHSHRCSISSVALHRLQAKWNLTSLQIHPYKLNVITARAISQEVAGTFGVRHESPQILLIKNGECIMHLSHLDISYSRITSAIDDKELAD; encoded by the coding sequence ATGGATTGGACGCCATTCACTGAACCGGGACAGATTGAAGAAATCAAAGCGCAGTCCCACTCTGCTTTTGTCCTCATCTTTAAGCACTCTCACCGCTGTTCAATAAGTTCTGTAGCCTTGCATCGCCTGCAAGCTAAGTGGAATCTCACTTCTCTCCAGATCCATCCCTATAAATTAAATGTGATCACAGCGCGGGCCATATCGCAGGAAGTGGCAGGTACATTTGGGGTGAGACATGAATCACCTCAAATTTTGCTCATCAAAAACGGGGAATGCATAATGCATCTAAGCCATCTTGATATCAGCTATTCCCGGATCACTTCCGCAATTGACGATAAAGAATTAGCGGACTAA
- a CDS encoding metal-dependent transcriptional regulator — protein MPSSSGENYLKAIYKIGEKTEGAISTNAIAAQMNTTAASVTDMLKKLAGQKFILYKKYKGVQLTPKGEILAKDLIRKHRLWEVFLVNKLNFTWDEVHDLAEELEHIGTETLVNKLDDFLDNPKFDPHGDPIPDKNGKFHYREQVLMTDLAVDEEAIIVGVQDHSPGFLQYLDQIKLVLGTRLKIRERIAYDKSLSVALSSAQSVTISYQVAKNLFVKSLHKNEK, from the coding sequence ATGCCTTCTTCTTCTGGTGAGAACTACTTGAAAGCCATATATAAAATAGGCGAAAAAACCGAGGGAGCAATTTCCACAAACGCCATTGCTGCCCAGATGAATACCACGGCAGCCTCTGTTACCGATATGCTGAAAAAGCTGGCCGGACAGAAATTCATACTTTATAAAAAATACAAGGGCGTGCAGCTTACCCCGAAAGGTGAAATATTGGCTAAAGACCTGATACGCAAACATCGCCTGTGGGAAGTATTTCTTGTAAATAAACTGAATTTTACCTGGGACGAGGTGCATGACCTGGCCGAAGAACTTGAACATATCGGAACTGAGACGCTCGTCAATAAACTTGATGATTTCCTGGATAATCCAAAATTTGATCCTCATGGAGATCCGATACCTGACAAAAACGGCAAGTTTCATTATAGGGAACAGGTGCTCATGACCGACCTTGCCGTGGACGAAGAAGCCATAATCGTAGGGGTGCAGGATCATTCCCCGGGTTTTCTGCAATATCTTGATCAGATCAAATTAGTGCTGGGAACCCGGTTGAAGATCCGGGAACGGATTGCCTACGATAAATCCCTGTCAGTGGCACTTTCCTCGGCCCAAAGTGTCACCATCTCTTATCAGGTGGCCAAAAACCTGTTTGTTAAATCTTTACATAAAAATGAAAAATAA
- a CDS encoding zinc ABC transporter substrate-binding protein: protein MKNKHILKILMIPLLLTGLFGCNEHESGNDNGSGETLYIVTTTGMIADAISNIAREKAVVKAIMGPGVDPHLYKAVSGDLQLLRKADMVFYNGLHLEGKMGEVLEKMERDKPVIAISAGLTSDEHFMAPGQENTPDPHIWFDVSLWAQAVEYAGNMLQEYDTANAAFYKKNMEAYLKELRDLHEWTGEQIASIPEGQRVLITAHDAFEYFGRAYNIEVKGLQGISTVAELGLQDRTHMVDFIYENDIKAIFVESSVPRQAIEAVQEGVEARGKEVKIGGTLYSDAMGRAGTSEGTYIGMVQANVNTIVSALK, encoded by the coding sequence ATGAAAAATAAGCACATTTTAAAAATCTTAATGATCCCGCTGCTCCTCACGGGGCTATTCGGATGTAACGAACACGAATCCGGAAATGATAACGGCAGTGGAGAAACCCTTTACATTGTTACCACCACAGGAATGATTGCCGATGCCATTTCCAATATTGCGCGGGAAAAAGCCGTGGTAAAGGCTATTATGGGTCCAGGCGTGGATCCGCACCTATACAAGGCGGTGAGCGGTGATCTGCAATTGCTGAGAAAAGCAGACATGGTATTCTACAACGGGCTGCACCTGGAAGGCAAAATGGGTGAGGTGCTTGAGAAAATGGAGCGGGACAAACCCGTCATTGCCATTTCTGCCGGACTGACTTCGGATGAACATTTCATGGCTCCGGGACAGGAAAATACGCCTGACCCGCACATCTGGTTTGATGTCTCACTTTGGGCACAGGCAGTGGAATATGCCGGTAATATGCTTCAGGAATATGACACAGCGAACGCAGCCTTTTATAAGAAAAACATGGAAGCGTATCTCAAGGAACTCCGGGACCTCCATGAATGGACGGGTGAACAGATTGCCTCTATTCCTGAAGGCCAGCGGGTGTTAATTACTGCGCATGATGCCTTCGAGTATTTTGGCCGGGCCTATAACATTGAAGTAAAAGGACTCCAGGGTATTTCCACCGTTGCCGAACTGGGATTACAGGATCGCACCCACATGGTGGATTTCATTTATGAAAATGACATCAAAGCCATTTTTGTAGAAAGCTCCGTTCCCAGGCAGGCCATAGAAGCGGTGCAGGAGGGCGTAGAAGCCAGGGGTAAAGAAGTGAAAATTGGAGGTACTCTCTATTCGGATGCAATGGGCAGGGCCGGTACTTCCGAAGGAACCTACATTGGCATGGTGCAGGCCAATGTTAACACAATTGTTTCCGCATTAAAATAG
- a CDS encoding metal ABC transporter ATP-binding protein produces MITHVENPALEVHDLTASYDKKPVLWDIDFTIPEGKMTGIIGPNGSGKTTLLKCFMGLLKPDSGFVEIFGKPLNAVRHRVSYVPQRGAVDWDFPASVMDVALMGRYGKRGILKRLTRKDREIAEASLEKVNMQDFRNRQISKLSGGQQQRVFIARALAQEADLYFMDEPFAGVDAATENSIIQLLKEMRKQGKTLIVVHHDLQSVMDYFDWVVLLNTRLIASGPTQEAFTNDLLKEAYGGKLTLLTKIGDLLKEQDFPAREKNEII; encoded by the coding sequence ATGATTACGCATGTAGAGAATCCTGCCCTCGAAGTACACGACCTTACGGCCAGCTATGACAAAAAGCCGGTGCTGTGGGATATTGACTTTACGATTCCCGAAGGTAAAATGACCGGTATTATCGGCCCGAACGGCAGCGGAAAAACAACACTGCTTAAATGCTTTATGGGCCTGCTCAAGCCTGACAGCGGCTTCGTAGAGATATTCGGGAAACCGCTGAATGCTGTCCGCCACCGCGTGAGTTACGTTCCTCAGCGCGGAGCAGTAGACTGGGATTTCCCGGCAAGCGTAATGGACGTAGCGCTCATGGGCCGCTATGGCAAGCGCGGCATCCTGAAGCGGCTGACCCGAAAGGACAGAGAGATTGCCGAAGCCAGCCTTGAAAAGGTGAACATGCAGGATTTCAGGAACCGGCAGATCTCAAAGCTTTCGGGAGGGCAGCAACAGCGGGTATTCATTGCCCGCGCACTGGCGCAGGAAGCTGACCTATACTTTATGGACGAACCTTTTGCAGGCGTAGATGCCGCAACTGAAAATTCAATAATCCAGCTTTTAAAAGAAATGCGGAAGCAAGGCAAAACCTTGATCGTGGTACACCATGATTTGCAATCGGTGATGGATTATTTTGACTGGGTGGTGCTGTTGAATACACGGCTGATCGCTTCCGGCCCCACGCAGGAAGCCTTTACCAATGACCTGCTGAAAGAAGCTTATGGCGGCAAGCTCACGCTGCTCACGAAAATTGGCGACCTGCTGAAAGAGCAGGATTTCCCTGCCCGCGAAAAAAACGAGATCATCTGA
- a CDS encoding iron chelate uptake ABC transporter family permease subunit: MDQLFQFLSLQDSNVRYVVLGSIFLCIGSAVVGCFTFLRKRALIGDAVAHSVLPGVALAFMIFHTKHPLVLIGGALATGWLSLLFIDFVTRRSRIKPDAAIGFTLSVFFGIGILLLTIIQQSGDAGQSGLDRFLFGKAASLMYSDVVTFSIVSLVLVLVIIFFFREFTLISFDRNHAQALGLPVRMLEFLLSTLTVIAIATGIQAVGVVLMAALLISPAAAARYWTNNLVLMIILAALFGAFSGLAGSYVSYVAPSMPTGPWIVVALSAIAIFSLLLSTKRGMLARYISRHKNRLRITNENILKAYYHLGEKDGDFQKGRTVAQLLEQRTFRMKNLENGLHRLKQKNLLAKQNGTWSMTEEGIKEGQRITRLHRLWELYLTEHLRIAPDHVHEDAEAIEHIITPDIEARLEELLQYPSSDPHQTRIPSKT; encoded by the coding sequence ATGGACCAGCTTTTCCAATTCCTGTCGTTGCAGGATTCCAATGTGCGATACGTGGTGCTGGGTTCCATTTTTCTCTGCATCGGATCAGCAGTGGTTGGCTGCTTCACCTTTCTGCGAAAAAGAGCCCTGATAGGCGATGCCGTGGCACATTCGGTGTTACCGGGAGTAGCCCTGGCATTTATGATCTTTCATACAAAACATCCGCTCGTACTTATAGGCGGAGCACTGGCCACCGGCTGGTTATCTCTGCTTTTCATTGACTTCGTTACCCGCAGAAGCCGTATTAAACCGGATGCCGCCATCGGCTTCACGCTTTCTGTATTCTTTGGTATCGGAATTTTACTGCTCACGATCATTCAGCAGTCGGGTGATGCAGGGCAAAGCGGGCTGGACAGATTCCTTTTTGGCAAAGCCGCATCACTGATGTACAGCGATGTCGTTACCTTCAGCATCGTCAGCCTGGTACTGGTCCTCGTCATCATCTTCTTTTTCCGGGAATTCACCCTTATTTCCTTTGACAGGAACCATGCACAAGCCCTGGGCCTCCCGGTTCGTATGCTTGAGTTCCTGCTCAGTACGCTTACGGTTATTGCTATTGCTACCGGCATCCAGGCAGTTGGGGTGGTGTTGATGGCAGCCTTGCTAATTTCGCCCGCTGCGGCTGCCCGCTACTGGACCAATAACCTGGTCCTGATGATTATCCTTGCTGCGCTATTTGGAGCATTTTCAGGGCTGGCAGGATCATACGTCTCCTATGTTGCGCCATCCATGCCCACAGGCCCCTGGATCGTAGTGGCACTGTCCGCGATTGCAATTTTTTCACTTCTTCTTTCCACGAAAAGAGGAATGCTGGCCCGGTATATTTCCCGACACAAGAACCGGCTGAGGATCACCAACGAAAACATCCTGAAAGCATACTATCATCTGGGTGAAAAAGATGGGGACTTTCAAAAAGGCAGAACCGTAGCCCAACTGCTGGAACAGCGCACTTTCAGGATGAAAAACCTGGAAAACGGACTGCACCGCCTGAAGCAGAAAAACCTGCTTGCAAAGCAAAACGGAACCTGGTCCATGACGGAAGAGGGAATAAAAGAAGGACAGCGCATTACCCGGTTGCATCGTCTTTGGGAACTCTACCTCACGGAGCACCTCCGCATTGCACCGGATCATGTGCATGAAGATGCTGAAGCCATTGAGCACATCATTACACCTGATATTGAAGCCCGCCTGGAAGAACTCCTCCAGTATCCCAGTAGCGATCCTCACCAAACCCGAATTCCATCCAAAACTTAA
- a CDS encoding metal ABC transporter permease codes for MDSFWIMLTGSLVAVTCGLLGCFLILRRMAMVGDAISHAVLPGIVIAFFISGSRTSLPMLVGAAAVGLLTTWLIEVFNKKARLQKDASIGLTFTSLFAIGVILISAFGGNVDLDQDCVLYGEIAYVPLDLWITGSGISLGPAPVWILGLVFLLVVLMIVAGYKGLYLTTFDEQYAAALGISTAFWHYLLMSAVSLTTVVSFESVGAILVVALLIAPAVTAYMLTDDFRKMLFISALAGIVSAVGGYYLAVSINGSIAGAMATVAGFLFALALLFAPHRGILYKYMQKPSGPATVPG; via the coding sequence ATGGATTCTTTCTGGATTATGCTGACAGGTTCATTGGTAGCCGTTACCTGCGGACTATTAGGCTGTTTTCTTATTCTCAGAAGAATGGCAATGGTGGGCGATGCCATATCTCACGCAGTGCTGCCGGGAATTGTCATTGCCTTTTTTATTTCAGGCAGCCGCACCTCGCTGCCGATGCTTGTGGGTGCCGCAGCCGTGGGATTGCTCACCACCTGGCTTATTGAAGTATTTAATAAAAAAGCACGGCTTCAAAAAGATGCTTCCATCGGCCTCACGTTTACTTCGCTTTTCGCTATAGGCGTCATTCTCATTTCCGCATTTGGAGGGAACGTAGATCTTGACCAGGATTGCGTTCTGTACGGAGAAATAGCCTATGTGCCCCTTGACCTGTGGATTACCGGCAGCGGCATTTCTCTCGGCCCTGCTCCCGTCTGGATTCTGGGCCTGGTATTCCTCCTGGTGGTGCTGATGATCGTGGCAGGATACAAAGGTCTTTACCTCACAACGTTTGACGAACAGTATGCCGCAGCGCTGGGAATTTCCACAGCTTTCTGGCACTACCTGCTGATGAGTGCGGTTTCGCTCACCACGGTAGTATCTTTTGAAAGCGTAGGCGCTATCCTGGTGGTGGCACTGCTCATCGCACCCGCTGTAACTGCTTATATGCTTACGGATGATTTCAGAAAAATGCTGTTTATTTCTGCGCTGGCCGGGATCGTTTCAGCAGTGGGCGGTTACTACCTGGCCGTGTCAATCAATGGATCCATTGCCGGAGCTATGGCAACTGTGGCAGGTTTTCTCTTTGCCCTCGCATTGCTCTTTGCCCCGCACCGCGGCATCCTTTACAAATACATGCAAAAACCCTCCGGCCCTGCCACGGTTCCCGGTTAA